Proteins from one Candidatus Neomarinimicrobiota bacterium genomic window:
- a CDS encoding HDOD domain-containing protein, which yields MISDEQREQIETKIGNVGSLPTLPDVVVKITELVNSPNSSMRQIESVIEVDPVLSSTVLKVVNSSFYGMAQEISALRLALVILGIKEIKNLVLSLSVFRLFSGKTYKQDFNLKDFWHHSATTGQIAKTLSQRLNLQFAGEEFVGGLIHDIGKVVLFKTLDDEYIEVMKYAREKRARLHQVEMDTFGFHHGHVGGWLGEKWHLPKKLIATVVYHNNPKKTPEYQQLVGIVSLASALTRAAGANPDAPFEAFILKEHPAMQMLMDNTIGFESIDWERFTLELGTDVRKSVEFVTLSQQSLWKNKQESAV from the coding sequence GTGATAAGTGACGAACAGCGGGAACAGATAGAAACAAAAATCGGTAATGTGGGGTCATTACCAACCCTGCCGGATGTGGTGGTGAAAATCACCGAATTGGTGAATAGTCCGAATTCGTCTATGCGCCAAATTGAATCAGTTATCGAAGTTGATCCCGTGCTCTCATCCACAGTACTCAAGGTCGTCAATTCATCGTTCTACGGCATGGCACAGGAAATTAGTGCGCTTCGCCTGGCCCTGGTTATCCTGGGTATCAAGGAAATTAAAAACCTGGTATTATCCCTGTCGGTTTTCCGGTTGTTTTCAGGAAAAACCTATAAACAGGACTTTAACCTGAAAGACTTTTGGCATCATTCTGCAACCACCGGACAAATTGCCAAAACTCTTTCGCAAAGACTGAATCTGCAGTTCGCTGGAGAAGAGTTTGTCGGCGGACTCATACATGATATCGGCAAAGTGGTATTATTCAAAACACTGGATGATGAATATATCGAAGTTATGAAGTATGCCAGAGAAAAGCGCGCCCGGTTGCACCAGGTGGAAATGGATACTTTCGGTTTCCATCACGGACATGTTGGTGGATGGCTTGGAGAAAAATGGCATCTTCCAAAAAAACTGATCGCCACGGTCGTATATCACAACAATCCGAAAAAGACGCCGGAATACCAGCAACTCGTCGGGATCGTGAGCCTTGCAAGTGCGTTGACACGGGCCGCAGGGGCGAACCCGGATGCTCCGTTTGAGGCGTTTATTCTGAAAGAGCATCCGGCGATGCAGATGTTGATGGACAATACTATCGGATTTGAATCTATCGATTGGGAACGATTTACCCTGGAGCTCGGGACCGACGTCCGGAAATCGGTGGAATTTGTGACTCTGTCTCAGCAAAGCCTCTGGAAAAACAAACAGGAAAGTGCAGTCTGA
- the fliS gene encoding flagellar export chaperone FliS — MYRQYASHYKRQEIQTASPGKIIVLLYDGAIKNLNAAEAAYEAKDYERKSSAITKTQDIIVELMNALNFEQGGEIAERLQSLYTYVMRRLLDADIKKDLKAIDETRNILSELRESFAAIVKNQDGMQAKTG, encoded by the coding sequence ATGTATCGACAATACGCTTCACATTACAAACGACAGGAAATTCAGACGGCGAGTCCCGGGAAAATTATCGTATTGTTATACGATGGTGCTATCAAGAATCTGAACGCAGCGGAAGCGGCGTACGAAGCGAAAGATTACGAGCGAAAATCGTCGGCGATCACCAAAACCCAGGATATTATCGTGGAGCTGATGAATGCACTGAATTTCGAACAGGGCGGCGAGATCGCAGAACGGCTACAGTCGCTCTATACGTATGTGATGCGTCGTCTGCTGGATGCGGACATCAAGAAAGATCTGAAAGCGATAGATGAAACAAGAAATATTCTTTCTGAACTAAGGGAGTCTTTTGCTGCCATCGTAAAAAATCAGGACGGAATGCAGGCGAAAACGGGATAA
- a CDS encoding flagellar biosynthesis anti-sigma factor FlgM produces MRIKDILTGSFQKTGRTKDKDGPRAVSPDQKSQSSDPVRKTDTTEISSEARELQQAAQLIQESVEILKSMPGIREDAVAMAKTRVESGYYDKPEVLHAVAGIIENHLTAESPVSSTDLATDIIANISPENADLTREDLQMIQENLEKGFYQNREVVEQVADRIYRFLGQVRSEE; encoded by the coding sequence ATGCGAATCAAAGATATTCTGACCGGTAGTTTTCAAAAGACGGGTCGGACCAAAGATAAAGACGGTCCCAGGGCCGTCTCGCCAGACCAAAAATCCCAGAGCTCGGACCCGGTACGGAAGACGGATACTACGGAAATTTCCAGCGAAGCCAGGGAGCTGCAACAGGCAGCCCAGCTAATTCAGGAATCCGTAGAGATCCTGAAATCCATGCCGGGAATACGTGAGGACGCGGTGGCGATGGCCAAAACCCGGGTCGAATCCGGTTATTATGACAAGCCGGAGGTGTTACATGCAGTTGCCGGGATTATCGAAAACCACTTAACTGCCGAGAGTCCGGTGTCATCCACAGATCTCGCCACCGACATCATTGCGAATATCTCGCCGGAAAACGCCGATCTGACCAGAGAAGATCTTCAGATGATTCAAGAAAATCTTGAAAAGGGATTTTACCAGAATCGCGAGGTCGTTGAACAGGTCGCCGATCGGATCTATCGTTTTCTTGGACAAGTTCGATCAGAAGAATAA
- a CDS encoding flagellar motor protein MotB yields the protein MNTNGQKPKQSFLVFRNNQNEDDGEDWLITYSDMITLLFAFFVVIVAISQVDPVKLQRVSQSMATSVGKKYNQEMDFSLAEIYTSLEKIIEEEGLTGQAEVNYSPVGVVMRFKGNMLFRTASADIQPKAVSVLRKLAKEIRAKPYRIDVEGHTDNRPIVTALYPSNWELSAARASSVVRFFLDEGVLPHKLRAVGRADTKPLRPNEDVRGNPVKEHQAMNRRVEIVFLGSSFN from the coding sequence ATGAATACCAACGGTCAAAAACCAAAGCAATCCTTCCTGGTATTTCGGAACAACCAAAATGAAGATGATGGGGAAGATTGGCTCATAACCTATTCGGATATGATTACCCTCTTATTCGCTTTTTTCGTCGTCATTGTGGCAATATCACAGGTCGATCCGGTAAAGCTCCAGCGCGTATCGCAATCAATGGCCACCTCTGTCGGGAAAAAATATAACCAGGAGATGGATTTCTCCCTGGCAGAAATCTATACGAGCCTTGAGAAGATAATTGAGGAAGAAGGACTGACCGGTCAGGCGGAGGTTAATTATTCACCTGTGGGTGTCGTGATGCGCTTCAAGGGGAATATGTTGTTCCGGACCGCGTCTGCCGATATCCAGCCGAAGGCGGTCTCGGTGCTGCGGAAATTGGCAAAGGAAATCCGGGCAAAGCCGTATCGCATTGATGTGGAAGGTCACACGGATAATCGGCCGATTGTGACGGCGCTGTATCCGTCAAACTGGGAGCTCAGTGCAGCCAGGGCATCAAGTGTAGTAAGATTTTTCCTGGATGAAGGGGTGTTACCGCACAAGTTGCGCGCCGTTGGCAGGGCAGACACCAAACCCTTACGGCCAAATGAAGATGTGCGGGGCAATCCTGTAAAAGAACACCAGGCGATGAACCGGCGTGTGGAAATAGTCTTTCTCGGGTCCTCGTTTAACTGA
- the fliD gene encoding flagellar filament capping protein FliD: MADGVASVSGLASGFDWANIVAQLMEIERTPIRRIERKQSEYEAKINLWQDINSQITNLRSSADTLRTADAFNKFNSSLSSSSSTDAEDLLSISTSEDASVGSYDITINQVALKQKISSQSFTEKDTALNLSGEILINGSVVSVNTTDTLQNIKNKINTANSGSTASDVTATILETADNDFRLVLTSDNSGRDGFDLLAADNTTLLQDMGLVDSTSSLRFQTSDGAKSNEFSNANTAVADVLGLSNAQSGSVTIGGQAISIDLASDSLVDIANAIDGAAGLSASVVTEENDAGDTVYRLDVSGSTSFTDSNNILQTLGFVENGFSSIAEIHASDTALQATSVAGGGAVTSATTFGEIDTGVDANDVTNGDTISISGTDHSGNTVSGTFTIADTSTDTIGDFLSEIESTFGGSGAVDAYISDGTDGFTAGTLVVEDQVSGDSQLSVDITSNNEGGGSLDFGTVSVDTEGRAMELQSGTDASLNVDGVTITRSDNTITDVIEGVTLDLLSADSGTSMDLSIGRDTEAITKEVNKFISNYNKVMGTISQQFSYSEEDGTGGMLFGDGTLRSVQSDVRNIIIQQVENVAEDFSTFGMVGINLDNEGQLSLDKTEFTAALQNNFNDVQRLFIGDGTSENSQLRYINHTRDTNAGVYEVNITQAATKAEVQGIANLSTGLTSQQTITLEEGTATAALTFDAGTDIDAIVAALNSEFDTAYQEAFTEATGHLNTSGSAITSSTTLNEIDTTGTATNDLSDGEKITFTGTARNGDTVSGSFEFTDITTQTVGDILSTIENAYNDNVTASVDSNGQIQIEDDSAGPSQLSISLAYDGSGSLAFDTLASTVTGRYRMDLEASKSSGGELDISHGSYGSNSFTVTADAEFGITDGVYTGQDVAGTINGEAATGDGQVLTGDEGESNVEDLTIEYTGTTTGAVGNLTLTYGISELMYQELYNVVDIYDGYVSQKIDSLQDSIKDFDADIEDKEGRLEIKRRELVRKFLSMESTISGLNAQSNWLQSQLNGLLTQYL, encoded by the coding sequence ATGGCGGACGGTGTGGCGAGTGTCAGTGGATTAGCGTCAGGGTTTGACTGGGCGAATATTGTCGCCCAGTTGATGGAAATTGAGCGGACCCCCATCCGCAGAATTGAGCGAAAGCAGTCTGAATACGAGGCCAAGATAAATCTCTGGCAGGATATTAACAGCCAGATCACGAATCTACGATCCTCGGCAGATACACTCCGTACCGCAGACGCATTTAACAAATTTAACAGTAGTCTGAGCTCTTCATCCAGCACGGATGCTGAAGACCTTTTATCCATCTCAACTTCCGAAGATGCGTCAGTTGGATCATATGATATTACAATTAACCAGGTGGCACTAAAGCAGAAAATTTCTTCCCAAAGTTTTACGGAAAAGGATACCGCCCTGAACCTCTCAGGGGAAATCCTTATTAACGGCAGTGTAGTTTCTGTCAATACGACCGATACGCTTCAAAATATCAAAAATAAAATAAATACGGCCAATTCCGGCAGTACGGCCTCCGATGTGACCGCAACCATCCTGGAAACGGCGGATAATGATTTTCGGCTGGTCCTCACCAGCGACAACTCGGGGCGTGATGGGTTCGACCTGCTGGCAGCGGATAACACCACGTTATTGCAGGATATGGGGCTTGTTGACAGTACCAGTTCACTCCGATTCCAGACCAGTGACGGGGCAAAATCCAATGAGTTCTCCAATGCAAATACAGCTGTCGCCGATGTATTGGGCTTATCGAATGCCCAGAGCGGAAGCGTTACCATCGGCGGACAGGCCATCTCTATCGACCTGGCGTCTGATTCTCTCGTGGACATTGCCAACGCCATAGATGGAGCGGCCGGGTTAAGCGCTTCAGTTGTTACAGAAGAGAATGATGCCGGGGACACCGTATACCGGCTGGACGTATCCGGTTCAACATCGTTTACGGATTCAAATAATATCCTGCAGACACTCGGATTTGTGGAAAACGGATTTTCATCCATCGCAGAAATCCATGCCAGTGATACCGCACTTCAGGCTACGTCCGTCGCGGGGGGCGGCGCAGTTACGTCGGCAACGACATTCGGAGAAATAGATACCGGCGTAGACGCCAATGATGTAACGAATGGAGATACCATCTCAATCTCCGGAACAGACCATTCCGGGAATACGGTCTCGGGAACATTTACAATTGCTGACACATCCACCGATACCATCGGCGATTTTCTTTCGGAGATCGAAAGCACCTTCGGTGGGAGCGGAGCAGTGGATGCGTACATCAGCGATGGCACTGACGGCTTCACCGCCGGTACACTCGTTGTCGAAGACCAGGTCAGCGGCGACAGCCAGCTAAGTGTGGATATCACCTCCAATAATGAGGGCGGTGGCTCACTGGACTTCGGAACGGTTAGCGTTGACACCGAGGGGCGCGCAATGGAGTTGCAATCCGGTACGGATGCTTCTCTCAATGTCGATGGCGTGACTATTACACGCTCGGACAATACCATTACCGATGTCATCGAGGGAGTTACCCTTGACTTGCTGAGCGCCGATTCCGGGACCTCAATGGATTTATCTATTGGGCGGGATACAGAAGCGATTACCAAAGAGGTAAACAAGTTTATTTCGAATTATAACAAGGTTATGGGCACCATCAGCCAGCAATTTTCCTATTCCGAAGAGGACGGTACCGGCGGGATGTTGTTCGGTGACGGGACGCTTCGGTCTGTGCAGTCCGATGTCCGGAATATAATCATTCAGCAGGTTGAAAATGTCGCGGAAGATTTCAGCACCTTTGGTATGGTTGGAATCAATCTGGATAATGAAGGACAGCTCAGTCTGGACAAAACAGAGTTTACAGCAGCGCTTCAGAATAATTTCAATGATGTCCAACGCCTTTTTATCGGGGATGGAACGTCTGAAAATAGTCAACTGCGGTATATCAATCATACCAGAGATACAAATGCCGGGGTGTACGAGGTGAACATTACCCAGGCGGCAACCAAAGCTGAAGTGCAGGGCATTGCAAACCTGAGCACCGGACTTACAAGTCAGCAGACTATTACACTCGAAGAGGGAACGGCAACCGCGGCGCTGACATTTGATGCCGGCACTGACATCGATGCAATCGTTGCCGCGCTGAATTCGGAGTTTGATACCGCCTATCAGGAAGCGTTCACGGAAGCAACAGGTCATTTAAATACGAGCGGCAGTGCGATCACTTCAAGTACAACATTGAATGAAATTGATACAACAGGAACTGCAACGAACGACCTGAGTGACGGCGAAAAAATTACGTTCACAGGGACAGCGCGCAACGGTGATACCGTTTCCGGTTCCTTCGAATTCACCGATATCACAACGCAAACGGTTGGAGATATTCTCAGCACCATAGAAAACGCATATAACGATAATGTGACGGCCTCTGTGGATTCTAATGGTCAGATACAGATTGAAGACGATTCTGCAGGCCCCAGTCAGCTTTCGATATCTCTGGCATACGACGGTTCAGGTTCACTGGCTTTTGATACTTTGGCCTCAACAGTGACCGGAAGATATCGGATGGATCTGGAAGCGTCGAAGTCTTCTGGCGGGGAACTGGATATCTCCCATGGCAGCTACGGCAGCAACAGTTTTACCGTGACCGCCGATGCGGAATTCGGTATCACGGACGGCGTCTATACAGGGCAGGATGTGGCCGGGACAATCAACGGGGAAGCCGCAACCGGTGACGGACAAGTCCTTACCGGCGACGAGGGCGAATCCAATGTGGAAGACCTGACCATCGAGTACACCGGAACCACTACGGGGGCGGTCGGCAACCTCACGCTGACCTACGGTATCTCCGAATTAATGTATCAAGAATTGTACAATGTTGTCGATATATATGATGGATACGTTAGTCAGAAGATTGATTCACTTCAAGACTCTATTAAGGATTTCGATGCGGACATTGAAGACAAAGAAGGCCGGCTTGAGATTAAGCGCCGGGAGTTGGTCCGAAAATTCCTCTCGATGGAGTCGACAATCAGTGGGTTGAATGCCCAGAGCAACTGGCTGCAAAGTCAGCTCAACGGACTCCTGACTCAGTATCTGTAG
- a CDS encoding response regulator, producing MKILIVEDSPTMRRIIKNTLKRIGYEDVEEAEDGVEALAALGNAKIDFIITDWNMPKMSGLDFTKRVKSNPDYGDVPILMVTTRSVEQDVLDAFEAGAASYIVKPFTPQVMKEKIDEILKQGGDNE from the coding sequence ATGAAAATTTTAATCGTTGAGGATTCGCCGACGATGCGGCGAATCATAAAAAACACCTTAAAGCGCATCGGGTACGAGGATGTGGAAGAAGCGGAGGATGGCGTCGAAGCATTGGCGGCGCTGGGAAACGCAAAAATTGATTTCATTATTACTGACTGGAATATGCCGAAGATGAGTGGCCTGGATTTTACCAAACGGGTTAAATCAAATCCGGACTATGGCGATGTTCCAATATTAATGGTGACAACCCGAAGCGTGGAGCAGGATGTGCTGGATGCTTTCGAAGCGGGCGCAGCAAGCTACATTGTGAAACCGTTTACACCACAAGTAATGAAAGAAAAGATCGACGAGATCCTGAAACAGGGAGGCGATAATGAGTGA
- a CDS encoding HD-GYP domain-containing protein yields the protein MPYLPIEDVKPGSYLGHTIFSESGSVLLNKGVELSDSFIRKLHMRGYKSLYVQESPEDEVEMQDVVSPQVRNKAVMSLRETFTTVSKHGHSRKKWQESTKKLDDLSWEILEDLENQSSLKADLINLKCVNEYTLEHSVNVGIMSGYLGMESGLNMKQVREIIKSGIYHDIGKTFVKNDILEKPASLTEDEMEEIRKHPKTGFRMLMNQYNMSPMISIGSHLHHERWDGSGYPNGMAGEEIHIYGRIVSIIDVFDAMTSDRVYHRAQGNDVVLAHIESLSGTEFDPMLVDILSAIIYPYPTGTKVALSNRTTAIVVTNHPKTPQMPTVKVVKPETQAGLIYELAQHQDEIEITTALHSSLPESAGEIHG from the coding sequence ATGCCATATTTACCAATTGAGGATGTAAAGCCCGGTAGTTACCTCGGCCACACCATTTTCTCTGAAAGTGGTTCGGTTCTTTTAAATAAAGGGGTTGAACTCAGCGATAGTTTCATCCGGAAGCTGCACATGCGAGGATACAAAAGTCTGTATGTACAGGAAAGTCCGGAAGATGAGGTGGAGATGCAGGACGTGGTTTCCCCACAAGTCAGAAACAAGGCTGTGATGTCCCTGCGGGAGACGTTTACTACCGTCTCCAAACACGGACACTCCCGGAAAAAGTGGCAGGAATCCACGAAAAAACTGGATGACCTCTCCTGGGAAATCCTGGAGGATCTCGAAAATCAAAGTTCGCTGAAGGCGGATTTGATTAACCTGAAATGTGTAAACGAGTATACTCTGGAGCATTCGGTGAATGTAGGGATAATGTCCGGGTATCTTGGGATGGAAAGCGGTTTGAACATGAAGCAGGTTCGGGAAATTATTAAATCCGGTATTTATCATGATATCGGGAAAACATTTGTCAAGAATGATATTCTGGAGAAACCGGCTTCTCTGACAGAAGACGAAATGGAGGAAATCAGGAAGCATCCGAAGACGGGATTTCGGATGTTGATGAACCAATATAATATGTCGCCAATGATTAGCATAGGAAGCCATTTGCACCATGAACGGTGGGATGGTTCCGGATATCCCAACGGTATGGCCGGTGAGGAAATTCATATCTATGGTCGTATTGTATCTATTATCGATGTATTCGATGCCATGACCTCCGACCGGGTCTATCACAGGGCCCAGGGCAATGACGTTGTGCTGGCGCATATCGAAAGCCTGAGTGGGACTGAGTTTGATCCAATGCTGGTTGATATATTATCAGCCATCATTTATCCCTATCCTACCGGAACCAAAGTTGCACTGAGCAACAGAACGACTGCCATCGTTGTCACAAATCACCCCAAGACACCACAAATGCCGACGGTGAAGGTGGTCAAACCGGAAACACAGGCTGGACTAATATATGAACTTGCACAACATCAGGATGAGATTGAAATAACCACAGCGCTTCATTCATCTTTGCCGGAATCTGCCGGCGAAATACACGGATAA
- a CDS encoding protein phosphatase CheZ translates to MSDTDFNGIPSKVMQDFIQLVKSVNSMIEKFKSIRAPIVESSNSMPVATQQLDKVTAETEKATHQMLDLVEGITDRGADSIQRAKSVKKELDGNFDAAKEDLDRIVANAEQSQEDGFLIMDALQFQDITAQQINHANSILEEIEKKLLSLLELTGETFQMNSRISRHFDPEATTEGGEARQKHVDELIKSQEQARKGSNNQ, encoded by the coding sequence ATGAGTGACACTGACTTTAACGGAATCCCGTCCAAGGTCATGCAGGATTTTATTCAGCTGGTAAAATCTGTCAATAGTATGATAGAAAAGTTTAAGTCAATACGGGCGCCGATTGTTGAGTCGTCCAATTCTATGCCGGTGGCCACCCAGCAGCTGGATAAGGTGACGGCGGAAACTGAAAAGGCGACCCACCAAATGCTCGATTTGGTCGAAGGAATTACCGACCGTGGCGCGGATAGTATTCAGCGGGCGAAAAGCGTAAAAAAGGAGCTGGATGGGAATTTCGATGCCGCAAAGGAAGATCTCGACCGGATCGTCGCAAATGCGGAACAATCACAGGAAGACGGCTTCCTGATTATGGATGCTCTCCAGTTCCAGGATATTACGGCGCAGCAGATAAACCATGCCAATTCCATCCTGGAAGAAATCGAAAAAAAACTGTTGTCGCTGTTGGAACTTACCGGGGAAACATTCCAGATGAATTCGCGAATTTCCAGGCATTTTGACCCGGAGGCAACAACCGAGGGTGGTGAAGCCCGGCAAAAGCATGTTGATGAGTTGATTAAATCCCAGGAGCAGGCTCGAAAAGGGAGTAACAATCAATGA
- a CDS encoding helix-turn-helix domain-containing protein, protein MDNEILDIEAAAEFLGIKKRTMYKLVKDGEIPAAKIGGQWRFYREQLLELFKAPKSEADNFPSDKHK, encoded by the coding sequence ATGGATAATGAAATTCTGGATATCGAAGCCGCAGCAGAGTTTTTGGGAATAAAGAAGCGTACGATGTATAAACTCGTAAAAGACGGGGAAATTCCTGCGGCAAAAATTGGCGGACAGTGGCGTTTTTACCGCGAACAATTACTTGAATTGTTTAAAGCGCCGAAGTCCGAAGCTGATAATTTTCCTTCCGACAAGCACAAGTAA
- a CDS encoding flagellar protein FlgN — protein sequence MGTNQPDNWTLSEIFLDLLQDKLLNFQKFYDLSVEERDSLKREDTVGLASILKQKGKLQQKINQIEHQIHRLENRHPLFINQMNSEQKVEFNGTIHLIVELLQNIIDYEENNREIAQSNKKAIQEDLNQLSQGSKLLANYFRKPAVNAHFIDKAH from the coding sequence ATGGGAACGAATCAGCCGGATAACTGGACACTGAGCGAAATCTTCCTGGATCTGCTTCAGGATAAATTGTTGAACTTTCAGAAATTTTACGACCTCTCTGTAGAAGAGCGGGATTCACTGAAGCGGGAGGATACGGTGGGGCTTGCCTCGATTTTGAAGCAAAAAGGCAAACTACAGCAAAAGATCAACCAGATTGAGCATCAAATTCACCGCCTGGAGAACCGCCACCCACTGTTCATCAATCAAATGAACAGCGAACAAAAGGTGGAATTCAATGGGACAATTCACCTGATTGTAGAGTTACTACAAAACATTATTGATTATGAAGAGAACAATCGGGAGATTGCCCAAAGCAATAAGAAAGCGATTCAGGAAGACTTGAATCAGCTAAGCCAGGGTAGTAAACTGCTGGCTAATTACTTTCGAAAACCGGCAGTCAATGCTCACTTTATCGATAAAGCGCACTAA
- a CDS encoding MotA/TolQ/ExbB proton channel family protein, with translation MNIATIIGIVMGIGLVSGAIYHEAGTFIYFINVSGLVIVVGGTAAATFVSFPIKDVFDVMRIGFIVLKREPPQLQEYLGQILDLVRIARRKGNLGLEKEVPNISNLFLKDAVQMLADGYSTQEITEILDERILYKQEREFSEAEVFRTMAKFAPAFGMIGTLIGLILLMVHMGSSGLDSLGTGMAVALVTTFYGVLFSNLIFKPFAVKLERRTKEQSIMMRMVKESMIMIAEQWHPIKVEDYLNSFLKPGERSIPDRKKLFGGKPKRNISPVIDDVNG, from the coding sequence ATGAATATTGCCACAATTATTGGGATTGTAATGGGGATTGGGCTCGTCTCCGGGGCTATATATCATGAGGCCGGTACGTTTATATATTTCATCAATGTGTCAGGGTTGGTTATTGTCGTTGGCGGGACAGCGGCCGCGACCTTCGTGAGTTTTCCTATCAAAGATGTGTTTGACGTGATGCGCATCGGATTTATTGTGCTCAAACGGGAACCGCCGCAGCTGCAAGAGTACCTCGGTCAGATATTGGACCTGGTTCGCATTGCCCGGAGGAAGGGGAACCTGGGGCTGGAAAAGGAAGTCCCGAATATCTCGAACCTGTTCCTGAAAGATGCGGTACAAATGCTGGCTGACGGGTATTCAACCCAGGAAATTACGGAAATCCTGGATGAACGAATATTGTACAAACAGGAACGCGAGTTCAGCGAAGCTGAAGTCTTTCGTACTATGGCAAAGTTCGCCCCGGCATTTGGGATGATTGGAACATTGATTGGCCTAATCCTCCTCATGGTGCATATGGGGAGCTCCGGGCTTGACTCCTTGGGCACCGGGATGGCTGTCGCGTTGGTAACGACCTTTTATGGCGTACTGTTTTCCAATTTGATATTTAAGCCGTTCGCGGTGAAGCTCGAGCGCCGGACTAAGGAGCAGAGCATTATGATGCGGATGGTGAAAGAGAGTATGATTATGATCGCCGAACAGTGGCACCCCATCAAAGTCGAAGATTATCTGAACTCGTTCCTGAAGCCGGGTGAGCGCTCTATCCCGGATCGAAAGAAACTCTTCGGCGGCAAGCCCAAGCGCAATATTTCCCCGGTCATCGACGATGTAAACGGATAG
- a CDS encoding mechanosensitive ion channel produces the protein MFILKSFKINNSREDAVEFQEIYQRIVTLVSTYGLRIIGSILIFIVGKWVAGLLTKLLSRALNKSGIDKTLRTFLRNITYYGLFVFVIIAAMSNLGIETASFIAVLGAAGLAIGFALQGSLSNFAAGVLIILFKPFKVDDHIEAAGTEGYVEEIQIFKTIIRSFDNKKIILPNSKVMNDNIVNHTAKDVRRLDLTVGIGYDDDIPKAKKVLKDILDSESRILDDPPPSIVVKELGDNSVNLGVRPYINTSDYFPLKFALTEKIKLRFDEEGISFPYPQRDVHLFQQS, from the coding sequence ATGTTTATTTTAAAATCATTCAAAATCAACAACAGCAGGGAGGATGCCGTGGAATTTCAGGAAATTTATCAACGAATAGTGACGCTGGTCTCGACCTACGGGCTGAGGATTATCGGGTCGATACTCATATTTATCGTTGGAAAATGGGTGGCAGGGTTACTGACAAAACTCCTTAGCCGGGCTCTGAATAAGTCGGGAATCGATAAAACCCTACGAACCTTTTTGCGTAATATTACATATTACGGTCTGTTCGTTTTCGTTATCATTGCAGCCATGTCCAATCTTGGAATCGAGACGGCCTCTTTTATTGCTGTATTGGGTGCCGCCGGCTTGGCCATTGGTTTTGCGCTCCAGGGCTCCCTCTCCAACTTTGCTGCCGGCGTCCTGATTATCCTGTTCAAACCGTTTAAGGTGGACGATCACATCGAGGCAGCCGGGACAGAGGGGTATGTGGAGGAAATTCAGATATTCAAAACGATCATTCGATCGTTCGATAATAAAAAGATCATCCTTCCAAATTCCAAGGTGATGAACGATAACATCGTAAACCATACTGCCAAGGATGTGCGTCGTTTGGATTTGACCGTTGGAATCGGATACGATGATGACATTCCCAAGGCAAAGAAAGTCCTCAAAGATATTCTGGATTCCGAAAGCCGGATACTGGACGATCCGCCCCCATCAATCGTCGTAAAGGAACTGGGGGATAACAGCGTTAACCTGGGAGTCCGGCCGTATATCAATACCAGTGATTATTTTCCACTAAAATTCGCTCTGACTGAAAAAATTAAACTTCGGTTCGATGAAGAGGGGATATCGTTTCCGTACCCGCAAAGGGATGTCCATCTGTTTCAGCAATCATAA